CAAAGTTGCTACGTCAGTCAGCAGTAGAGAAAGTGACAAAGATTCATAATTCCAAAGCAGAAGATGACCAAAAAATTAAAGCAACAAAGGTTGTTGAATCTTCGTATAGCAAGACAGAGCGAGCGTTAATTTTAGAACTTAGTCGGATTGGTAATAATGTGAATCAGATTGCCAAAGCCGTGAATACCGATATTGCGGGTACTGGTGCTTTTGATAAAGTGAAATTACTTCATTTATTGATTTCAATTGATCAACAGCTTCGGGAGTTACGTCCAGATGATCGTTGATTTTTTTCGACACGGTTCAGGTTTGTCAAAAGGTTGTCTGGATTATTTATTGGGTGAAGAGCGAGAGCGTGAACATGCACAAGTGCTTAGTGGTGATGTAGAGCTGACAGCACAATTGATTGATAGCAGTCCTTTTGCCAAAAAATATACCAGTGGTTGTTTGTCTTTTTATGAGCATGATTTATCTAACCAAGATAAACAGAAAATCATGCAAAATTTTGAGGAATGTTTATTTGCAGGACTAGATAAAGACCAATATCAAATTTTATGGGTACAGCACCAAGACAAAATTAATCAGGACACAGGCGAGACACGGCTCGAGCTAAATTTTGTGATTCCCAATGTTGAGCTTTCAACAGGCAAGCGCCTACAGCCATTTTATGCGCCAGTTGATCTCGACCGAGTTGACCTGTTTAAGCAGATCATCAATACCGAGCATTCACTGTATGACCCCGATGATCCTGAGCATCGACAGCTATTTTTAAATAAAAAGAATCTACCCAAAGATATTAAGGATTTTAAAGAGCAGTTACATCAACGTGTTTACCGAGCTGTTGCCAATGGTGAGGTTACTGATCGGCAAGGGTTGGTGCAGTGGCTTGAATCGAATCAAATCCATGTCACCCGACAAGTAAAAAACTCCATATCCATTGAAAACCCATATGAGGGCGCAAAACGTCCTATTCGTTTAGAGGGCGAGATTTATGAGCAAGGCTTTAGAGCTACTGGCGAATATCGACAAGAAGTACAACAGCGAATTGCAGAGTACAGAGGAACAGCTTCTGAGCGGTATCGAGCAAACGTCACAGATTATCAAAGACAGCTTGAGTACAAGAGCAAATATCACAGCAACCGCTATCCAACAGTCGGACGAGAAAATAGCCCAGAGCATTCAGAACAACGCCCAGACAGTCGAAAAGCAGCTGAGCCAATATCAAAGCTTGCTGCAATCGAAATTGAGCCATTTAACGCAATTAAACGAGAAAATACAGAGCCAAGAGCAGCAAGCCCAGAATCAAGCGGTACAGAAAAAGCTTACCATTTTGAATATGGGACTGATTTCAGCAGTAGTTATTTTGCTTATAGCGATTTTATCGCTTGGTCTCATCGCCAAAAACAAGTACAGCGAAGTAAAGACACTCAATACAGTGATCAACGAGAAACAATTGAGGGTAGATCACCTGAACAAATCAGGGGGCAGTCTGAATATCAGTACGTGCAAGAATCTATCAAACGACAAGCAACGTCTATGCATTCAGATCAACAAGAATGCAGGGGAATGGCAGAACGGCTACATGATTCCAATGGGATACTAAAAGATGACCGAATTAGAAACGCAATTATTGAGAATCATCGAAGAACAACAGCTGCAATTACTGCAACAACAACAGCAGTTGCAGAAGCAACAGCAAACTTTAGACACAGTACAAACCAAGATTATCCAAGCCTTGTCAGCACAATCAAAAGCAATCGAGAGCGATCAGCAAAGCTTACAGCAAGCACAGAAATCATTAGCGACAATGCAGAAGCAATTTCACGAGCTAGAACGCAGCACAGCAAGCTATACCGAGCAGATCAATGGCAAAGTCCGAGAGATGAGTCAGATTACAGCCAACAACGAAGAGGTTCTGGAGAGAATCTCAACCACACA
This region of Acinetobacter sp. WCHA45 genomic DNA includes:
- a CDS encoding relaxase/mobilization nuclease domain-containing protein codes for the protein MIVDFFRHGSGLSKGCLDYLLGEEREREHAQVLSGDVELTAQLIDSSPFAKKYTSGCLSFYEHDLSNQDKQKIMQNFEECLFAGLDKDQYQILWVQHQDKINQDTGETRLELNFVIPNVELSTGKRLQPFYAPVDLDRVDLFKQIINTEHSLYDPDDPEHRQLFLNKKNLPKDIKDFKEQLHQRVYRAVANGEVTDRQGLVQWLESNQIHVTRQVKNSISIENPYEGAKRPIRLEGEIYEQGFRATGEYRQEVQQRIAEYRGTASERYRANVTDYQRQLEYKSKYHSNRYPTVGRENSPEHSEQRPDSRKAAEPISKLAAIEIEPFNAIKRENTEPRAASPESSGTEKAYHFEYGTDFSSSYFAYSDFIAWSHRQKQVQRSKDTQYSDQRETIEGRSPEQIRGQSEYQYVQESIKRQATSMHSDQQECRGMAERLHDSNGILKDDRIRNAIIENHRRTTAAITATTTAVAEATANFRHSTNQDYPSLVSTIKSNRERSAKLTASTEIISDNAEAISRARTQHSKLYRADQWQSPRDESDYSQQRRGSGENLNHTAFSLVRSSQSSEEFARNVGDIEKNIVQIKEQQKEVYKPQFKQDRGMEFDI